One genomic region from Zonotrichia leucophrys gambelii isolate GWCS_2022_RI chromosome 26, RI_Zleu_2.0, whole genome shotgun sequence encodes:
- the BLACAT1 gene encoding bladder cancer associated transcript 1 isoform X2, with protein MPQFTFACFCGLHGFCKMKRKKEEAGGGQETAV; from the coding sequence ATGCCCCAGTTCACCTTCGCCTGTTTCTGTGGCCTCCACGGCTTCTGCaagatgaagaggaagaaggaggaggctgGCGGGGGGCAGGAGACGGCCGTGTGA
- the BLACAT1 gene encoding bladder cancer associated transcript 1 isoform X1 → MPQFGVLGPSTPSCCPASSPCSPPGLRILQLPVMPQFTFACFCGLHGFCKMKRKKEEAGGGQETAV, encoded by the coding sequence ATgccccagtttggggttttggggccgAGCACCCCCAGTTGCTGCCCTGCCTCCTCTCCCTGTTCCCCTCCAGGTCTCCGCATTCTCCAGCTCCCGGTGATGCCCCAGTTCACCTTCGCCTGTTTCTGTGGCCTCCACGGCTTCTGCaagatgaagaggaagaaggaggaggctgGCGGGGGGCAGGAGACGGCCGTGTGA